A single genomic interval of Helianthus annuus cultivar XRQ/B chromosome 13, HanXRQr2.0-SUNRISE, whole genome shotgun sequence harbors:
- the LOC110901462 gene encoding glutamic acid-rich protein-like translates to MKFPKRMVKGCMLRMGYDGALNSANYLKSKFTKPYKFLIHSVLQSLSHCKGGYDAMRDYQMNMVTTLVLNKKYNFSHIVFHYMAENITSKSKTWVYPRFVQMMIDHAYPDLERDVNNDLLVQSYMSNDSLKQLARYHPNHPEPKKKAEFFGFIKDKNYVNPDPVNHQNWRNEEEMKEAGYADELKALEEFKGTRNDWFVKEQKKRGRKDTPKAEGSSSQPKKRPKKAAKTLLVDESEAEAEAEAETVVNVGVDVRLSPNSQSLLKKLNVFNDQKDKAAGEEEGDDVNKSTTSSSSSSEDEIDETERYKKVMSAVEKERQKKRKRSGKYDDDEVYIPSQEKVEVVQTPPSSGGKKKAGARKRIVSPKMKKPLKIVLKKKPTQEPSKPPSPPPEPIPHQSPIHSPLHQSPPKQPTPPRQPSPLHLSPPHSPPHIHSVTPPQEQTLLSSQPIFQTPPPSQPHVQTTPGSSGYKSFPNIPIEGISLEEIGDFNFASDVQVKDVEKKVDKVLVENKRLADREKILEMRVKKVESENKSLQKKIEADQTEIDILKVKVAELEEEKACRDEQNKYLELKNKEPEAAKAVKDHELYMVNKILENMLGKSIEQRFEEIEVEEVRAKRQAEIDAQMKDKGKSVESSLNAERSIVLATDPESPIQNPVPISSVSAIFEENISLEDIIADDDEEDDDEEDDEEEKVFFATSHSDDDDNDDDEDQGGTGVKVTEASNKKNVDDYMNDDANEVSEEADGEGEQVGDQNVDEAEN, encoded by the coding sequence ATGAAATTCCCTAAGAGGATGGTCAAAGGCTGTATGCTACGGATGGGTTATGATGGTGCTCTAAACAGTGcaaattacttgaagtcaaagttTACAAAGCCTTACAAGTTTCTAATTCATTCAGTATTGCAATCTTTGAGTCATTGCAAGGGAGGTTATGATGCTATGAGAGACTATCAGATGAATATGGTTACAACTCTTGTATTGAACAAGAAGTACAACTTCTCACACATTGTGTTTCATTATATGGCTGAGAACATTACGTCAAAGAGTAAGACTTGGGTGTATCCAAGATTTGTTCAAATGATGATAGATCATGCATATCCGGATCTTGAAAGAGATGTAAACAATGATCTGTTGGTACAATCCTACATGAGTAATGATTCTTTGAAACAGTTAGCCAGATATCATCCAAATCAtcctgagccaaagaagaaagctGAATTTTTTGGTTTCATCAAGGATAAGAATTATGTTAATCCAGATCCTGTTAATCATCAGAACtggagaaatgaagaagagaTGAAAGAAGCTGGTTATGCTGATGAATTAAAGGCACTTGAAGAATTCAAAGGAACTCGAAATGATTGGTTCGTAAAAGAACAAAAGAAGAGGGGCAGGAAAGATACTCCTAAAGCAGAGGGTTCGTCTTCTCAACCCAAAAAGCGTCCAAAGAAAGCTGCTAAAACATTGCTTGTTGATGAAtcagaagctgaagctgaagctgaagctgaaactGTAGTGAATGTGGGAGTTGACGTTCGTCTATCTCCTAATTCTCAAAGTTTATTGAAAAAGCTTAATGTGTTTAATGATCAGAAAGATAAAGCAGCTGGTGAAGAAGAAGGTGATGACGTAAACAAAAGTActacaagttcatcaagttcttcTGAAGATGAGATTGATGAGACTGAGCGTTATAAGAAAGTCATGTCTGCTGTTGAGAAAGAGAGACAGAAAAAGAGGAAAAGGAGTGGtaaatatgatgatgatgaagtgtACATTCCTTCTCAAGAAAAAGTTGAAGTTGTTCAAACACCGCCATCATCAGGTGGTAAGAAGAAAGCTGGTGCAAGAAAGAGAATTGTTTCTCCGAAGATGAAAAAGCCTTTGAAGATCGTGCTGAAAAAGAAACCTACCCAAGAACCTagtaaaccaccatcaccaccacctgaacCTATACCACATCAATCACCAATACATTCACCACTTCACCAATCACCCCCAAAACAACCTACTccaccaagacaaccatcaccatTACATCTCTCACCACCTCATTCACCACCACATATTCATTCTGTTACACCACCACAAGAACAAACTTTACTTTCTTCACAACCAATATTCCAAACACCACCACCTTCACAACCACATGTTCAAACCACACCTGGATCTTCTGGATACAAATCTTTTCCAAATATTCCAATTGAAGGTATTTCTCTTGAAGAGATTGGAGATTTCAATTTTGCAAGTGATGTACAAGTTAAGgatgttgaaaagaaagttgatAAAGTGTTGGTTGAAAACAAGAGATTGGCAGATCGTGAGAAAATTCTTGAAATGCGTGTGAAGAAagttgagtctgaaaacaaaTCATTGCAGAAGAAAATAGAAGCAGATCAAACTGAAATTGATATTTTGAAGGTTAAAGTGGCAGAGCTAGAGGAAGAAAAGGCATGTAGAGATGAACAAAACAAGTATCTTGAATTGAAAAACAAAGAACCTGAAGCTGCCAAAGCGGTGAAAGATCATGAGCTGTATATGGTGAACAAAATTCTTGAAAACATGCTCGGGAAGTCTATAGAGCAAAGGTTTGAGGAGATAGAGGTTGAAGAAGTTAGAGCAAAGCGTCAAGCAGAGATTGATGCTCAAATGAAAGACAAAGGAAAAAGTGTTGAAAGTTCTTTGAATGCTGAAAGGTCAATAGTTTTAGCTACTGATCCTGAGTCTCCTATTCAGAATCCTGTTCCTATATCTTCTGTGTCAGCTATCTTTGAAGAAAATATATCACTTGAAGATATTATTGCTGATGacgatgaagaggatgatgatgaagaggatgatgaggaggaaaaAGTATTCTTTGCAACCAGtcacagtgatgatgatgataacgATGATGATGAAGATCAGGGTGGTACTGGAGTTAAAGTGACTGAAGCATCAAATAAAAAGAATGTTGATGACTATATGAATGATGATGCAAATGAAGTATCAGAGGAAGCTGATGGAGAGGGGGAGCAAGTAGGTGATCAAAATGTTGACGAAGCTGAAAACTGA